In Actinoplanes derwentensis, the following proteins share a genomic window:
- a CDS encoding type VII secretion system-associated protein, with translation MRWMYAVDPAYEGVEDIPPYAIAGAYPVAADGTPAEELIPNPDYRPSPRALGWPAPANDLEAAVQNAATGHGDDATVRAALLAGTVFVDPAAPIDTPDLHAWTSDRYLPSPGPSHDWRRLPVTALTGTLGTRTLVLNPGTDLEARLPAAALDPR, from the coding sequence ATGCGCTGGATGTACGCCGTCGACCCCGCCTACGAGGGCGTCGAGGACATTCCGCCGTACGCGATCGCCGGCGCCTACCCGGTGGCCGCCGACGGCACTCCCGCCGAGGAGCTGATCCCGAACCCCGACTACCGCCCGTCACCCCGGGCCCTCGGCTGGCCGGCCCCGGCCAACGACCTCGAAGCCGCCGTCCAGAATGCCGCCACCGGCCACGGCGACGACGCCACGGTCCGGGCCGCACTGCTGGCGGGCACGGTCTTCGTCGACCCGGCGGCCCCCATCGACACCCCGGACCTGCACGCCTGGACCTCCGACCGCTACCTGCCGTCACCCGGCCCGTCCCACGACTGGCGCCGCCTGCCGGTCACCGCCCTGACCGGCACCCTCGGCACCCGGACCCTGGTCCTCAACCCGGGGACCGACCTCGAGGCGCGCCTGCCCGCCGCGGCGCTCGATCCGCGCTAG
- a CDS encoding S66 peptidase family protein, whose product MTIMPLRPAPLRVGDLVALISPSGPVEAGRVDHATRMLNAHGLRVQAGRHALNRHTFFAGSDAQRLADLDEALRDPLVRGVLCMRGGYGAQRIVDDADFAAVRADPKHVLGFSDITALHLALWKEARLVTVHGPNAGRIDDGAVRALTTDTPIVVTAAKTEGTFPVRVDGRAEGVLLGGNLTLLAATAGTRHAWDPAGVVLMLEEVNEVPYRVDRSLVQLERAGLLDGLAGVAVGQFTGCGDPTGVLLDRLGRLGVPVLGGLPIGHGDRPATVRLGAPVILDTETGTLTEMNREAGSR is encoded by the coding sequence ATGACGATCATGCCGTTGCGGCCGGCACCGCTGCGGGTAGGTGACCTGGTCGCGCTGATCTCGCCGTCCGGGCCGGTCGAGGCCGGCCGGGTGGATCACGCCACCCGGATGCTGAACGCCCACGGCCTGCGGGTCCAAGCCGGACGGCACGCGCTGAACCGGCACACGTTCTTCGCCGGCAGCGACGCTCAGCGCCTTGCCGACCTCGACGAGGCGTTACGTGACCCGTTGGTCCGCGGCGTTCTGTGCATGCGCGGTGGCTACGGAGCGCAGCGCATCGTGGACGACGCCGACTTCGCGGCGGTGCGCGCCGACCCGAAGCACGTGCTGGGCTTCTCCGATATCACGGCGCTGCACCTGGCCCTGTGGAAGGAGGCCCGCCTGGTCACGGTGCACGGCCCGAACGCCGGCCGCATCGACGACGGCGCCGTGCGGGCGCTGACCACCGATACCCCGATCGTGGTCACCGCCGCGAAGACCGAGGGCACATTTCCGGTACGCGTCGACGGCCGCGCCGAGGGCGTGCTGCTCGGTGGCAACCTGACCCTGCTGGCCGCGACCGCCGGCACTCGGCACGCATGGGACCCGGCCGGTGTGGTGCTGATGCTGGAGGAGGTCAACGAGGTGCCGTACCGGGTGGACCGCTCGCTGGTCCAACTGGAGCGGGCCGGCCTGCTGGACGGCCTGGCCGGGGTGGCGGTCGGCCAGTTCACCGGCTGCGGCGACCCGACGGGCGTGCTGCTCGACCGGCTGGGCCGGCTCGGCGTACCGGTGCTGGGCGGCCTGCCGATCGGGCACGGTGACCGCCCGGCCACCGTCCGGCTCGGCGCGCCGGTGATCCTGGACACCGAGACCGGCACACTGACCGAAATGAATCGCGAGGCGGGCTCGCGGTGA
- a CDS encoding TetR/AcrR family transcriptional regulator produces MSTRRRGEELEQAILRAAADEMRESGYPGMTMDRVAARAGTNKNAIYRRWPHRAALGIAAYRHLSETVMPDPDTGSLRADALEMLRLANQTWSSPHGATLRGLLAAAADDPELLTLMRERSGTDAMDRAWLTMLDRAVARGEAPAEAVHLRVATTPMMLLRAEYAIRGIPSVPDEVLVEIVDEVFLPLVRGRGHDPGP; encoded by the coding sequence GTGAGCACGAGACGGCGAGGCGAAGAGCTGGAGCAGGCGATCCTGCGGGCGGCGGCCGACGAGATGCGGGAGTCCGGCTACCCGGGCATGACCATGGACCGGGTCGCCGCGCGGGCCGGGACCAACAAGAACGCCATCTACCGCCGGTGGCCGCACCGGGCGGCGCTGGGCATCGCCGCATACCGTCACCTGTCCGAGACGGTGATGCCGGACCCGGACACCGGCAGCCTCCGGGCCGACGCGCTGGAGATGCTGCGGCTGGCGAACCAGACCTGGTCCTCTCCGCACGGGGCGACCCTGCGCGGCCTGCTCGCCGCCGCAGCCGACGACCCCGAACTGCTCACTCTGATGCGCGAACGATCCGGCACCGACGCCATGGACCGTGCCTGGCTGACGATGCTCGACCGGGCCGTGGCCAGAGGAGAGGCACCTGCCGAGGCCGTGCACCTCCGGGTCGCCACCACGCCGATGATGCTGCTGCGCGCCGAATACGCCATCCGGGGCATCCCTTCGGTCCCCGACGAGGTACTGGTCGAGATCGTCGACGAGGTGTTCCTGCCCCTGGTCCGAGGCCGAGGCCACGATCCAGGCCCCTAG
- a CDS encoding type II toxin-antitoxin system PemK/MazF family toxin — MTSTIAPWQVWWFDFDPVEGHEQAGTRSGLIISSPFHLKLTGNKLVNVVPVTSTERFDLLHRVFINSPKDGKKWVLTEQIRTMSVGRIDRSRGCWKLNPDEIARVREVLRHMVDL; from the coding sequence GTGACCAGCACTATCGCCCCCTGGCAGGTGTGGTGGTTCGACTTCGATCCCGTCGAGGGCCACGAGCAGGCCGGAACCAGATCGGGACTGATCATTTCGTCCCCGTTCCATCTCAAGCTGACCGGAAACAAGCTGGTCAACGTGGTTCCGGTGACATCCACAGAACGCTTTGACCTGCTGCATCGGGTGTTCATCAATTCGCCCAAAGACGGCAAGAAATGGGTTCTGACCGAGCAGATCCGCACCATGAGTGTGGGGCGCATCGACCGAAGCCGGGGATGCTGGAAGCTGAATCCTGACGAGATCGCCCGAGTGCGCGAGGTGCTGCGCCACATGGTGGATCTTTAA
- a CDS encoding helix-turn-helix transcriptional regulator, with amino-acid sequence MPPSLGRVLGLLELLQASPAGHTVGRLATQLGVDERTVRRYAAHLTDLGIPVEGRRGRYGGYVLSPGYRLPPLMLTDDEALAVLLGLVAGRRTGLTTTSAAAETALAKIQRVLPKGLRARTDALLSTLDFTGPAPTRVAEPAEPAPANPARRLGMSSATLLTFAGATDDRQPVTFDYTKPGSEPSERRLDPYGLVFHSGKWFVTGHDHDRATIRTFRLDRITRPRLLDGCFEVPPGFDPGAQVAAGLATGNWHHQVSVLLHTDLAQAKRRIPPSVATLTSTPSGVRMTTGAERLDGMAQMLAGLGYPFTIESPPELKSEVAALATRLQAML; translated from the coding sequence ATGCCACCGTCCCTGGGCCGGGTGCTCGGCCTGCTCGAACTACTCCAGGCCAGCCCCGCCGGCCACACCGTCGGCCGTCTCGCCACCCAGCTGGGCGTCGACGAGCGAACCGTCCGGCGCTACGCGGCGCACCTGACCGACCTGGGCATCCCCGTGGAGGGCCGGCGCGGGCGATACGGCGGTTACGTTCTCTCCCCCGGTTACCGCCTGCCCCCACTGATGCTCACCGACGACGAGGCCCTGGCCGTGCTGCTCGGCCTGGTCGCCGGCCGCCGAACCGGTTTGACCACCACGTCAGCAGCCGCCGAAACCGCCCTGGCCAAAATCCAGCGAGTCCTGCCCAAAGGCCTACGCGCCCGAACCGACGCCTTACTGTCCACCCTCGACTTCACCGGCCCCGCCCCCACCCGGGTCGCCGAACCAGCCGAACCCGCCCCCGCCAACCCGGCACGCCGTCTCGGCATGTCCTCCGCCACGCTGCTCACCTTCGCCGGGGCGACCGACGACCGCCAGCCGGTCACCTTCGACTACACCAAGCCGGGCTCCGAGCCGTCCGAACGCCGATTGGACCCCTACGGCCTGGTCTTCCACAGCGGCAAGTGGTTCGTGACCGGCCACGACCACGACCGTGCCACGATCAGAACCTTCCGCCTGGACCGCATCACCCGGCCCCGACTCCTCGACGGCTGTTTCGAGGTCCCACCCGGATTCGACCCAGGCGCCCAGGTAGCGGCCGGCTTGGCAACCGGCAACTGGCACCACCAGGTGTCGGTCCTGCTACACACCGACCTGGCCCAGGCAAAACGCCGAATCCCACCCTCCGTGGCCACCCTGACCAGCACCCCGTCCGGAGTCCGAATGACCACCGGAGCCGAACGCCTCGACGGCATGGCCCAGATGCTCGCCGGCTTGGGCTACCCCTTCACCATCGAGTCCCCACCCGAACTGAAGTCAGAGGTGGCCGCCCTAGCCACCCGCCTCCAGGCCATGCTCTGA
- a CDS encoding alpha/beta fold hydrolase, with protein MTTYVLVPGFWLGAWAWDEVAAPLRARGHDVHAVELRGATVEEHVVQVTELLRELDDVVLVGHSYGGLVITAAADRVPERVARLVYVDTGPLPDGRAQADFDGSPPQAVDGLVPVSEAAPPVVHERGRPQPVATATDPVHHTGAWRALPRTAILCSFSEAQLRGMAATVPLFALMAGDGWTFAELKSDHWPMFSAPVALAALIGSGDA; from the coding sequence ATGACGACATACGTACTGGTACCGGGGTTCTGGCTGGGCGCCTGGGCATGGGACGAGGTGGCCGCGCCACTGCGAGCGCGGGGGCATGACGTGCACGCCGTGGAACTGCGGGGTGCCACGGTCGAGGAGCATGTCGTTCAGGTCACCGAGCTGCTGCGGGAGTTGGACGACGTGGTGCTGGTGGGGCACAGCTACGGCGGACTGGTGATCACCGCGGCCGCCGACCGGGTCCCGGAGCGGGTGGCACGGCTGGTCTACGTGGACACCGGGCCGCTGCCGGACGGCAGGGCGCAGGCTGATTTCGACGGTTCGCCACCGCAGGCGGTCGACGGGCTGGTGCCGGTGTCGGAGGCGGCGCCGCCGGTGGTGCACGAACGGGGACGGCCGCAGCCGGTCGCCACGGCCACCGATCCGGTTCACCACACCGGAGCGTGGCGGGCGCTACCCCGTACCGCGATCCTCTGCTCTTTCTCGGAGGCGCAGCTGCGGGGGATGGCGGCGACCGTGCCACTGTTCGCCCTGATGGCGGGAGACGGCTGGACCTTCGCCGAACTCAAGAGTGACCACTGGCCGATGTTCTCCGCGCCGGTGGCCCTGGCCGCCCTAATAGGGTCGGGGGATGCATGA
- a CDS encoding nitronate monooxygenase, protein MHDLIRPVVVAPMAGGPSTPALVIAAAQAGAVGFLAAGYKTPDLVEAELRAVRGASVGYGLNLFVPAKPPQDVAAVDRYRRLLQVEADRYGVDLPPVRLRDDDHFDAKVDLAVTYAPPLVSFTFGVPEKGVVVALQAAGVAVAITVTSAAEAEQALTVGPEVLIAQGGTAGGHSSTMSPAGYRGNTTAVQVLAAVRAVTDLPVIAAGGTGTAADVRELVTAGAVGVQAGTVFLLADEAGTRPAQRAVMQSQLPHETVVTRAFTGQPARALRNRFTDEYSEAAPVGYPAVHHLTAPIRAAAAERGDAGALNLWAGIAHTKARQASAAEIVASLIG, encoded by the coding sequence ATGCATGATCTGATTCGGCCGGTGGTGGTGGCTCCGATGGCCGGTGGGCCGTCGACTCCCGCTCTGGTGATCGCCGCGGCGCAGGCGGGTGCGGTGGGGTTCCTCGCCGCGGGCTACAAGACTCCGGACCTGGTCGAGGCGGAATTGCGGGCGGTTCGGGGCGCGAGCGTGGGGTACGGGCTCAACCTCTTCGTCCCCGCGAAACCTCCGCAGGATGTGGCCGCCGTCGATCGCTATCGGCGGTTGCTGCAGGTGGAGGCGGATCGGTACGGCGTGGATCTGCCGCCGGTGCGGTTGCGCGACGACGACCACTTCGACGCCAAGGTCGATCTCGCGGTCACCTATGCGCCGCCGCTGGTCAGCTTCACGTTCGGCGTACCGGAGAAGGGTGTCGTCGTGGCTCTGCAGGCTGCCGGAGTGGCGGTGGCGATCACGGTCACCTCGGCGGCTGAGGCGGAGCAGGCGCTCACGGTCGGGCCGGAGGTGCTGATCGCGCAGGGCGGCACGGCCGGCGGGCACTCGTCGACGATGAGTCCGGCCGGTTATCGGGGGAACACCACGGCGGTGCAGGTGCTGGCCGCGGTCCGGGCCGTCACCGACCTGCCGGTGATCGCGGCCGGTGGCACCGGGACAGCGGCCGACGTGCGGGAGCTGGTCACGGCGGGGGCGGTGGGCGTACAAGCGGGAACTGTCTTCCTGCTTGCCGACGAGGCCGGGACGCGACCGGCGCAGCGGGCGGTCATGCAGTCGCAGCTTCCGCACGAGACCGTGGTGACCAGGGCGTTCACCGGTCAGCCGGCGCGGGCGTTGCGGAACCGGTTCACCGACGAGTACTCGGAGGCGGCGCCGGTCGGCTATCCGGCCGTGCACCATCTGACCGCGCCGATCCGGGCGGCCGCCGCCGAGCGGGGCGATGCCGGCGCCCTCAATCTGTGGGCCGGCATCGCCCATACGAAAGCCCGGCAGGCGTCGGCCGCCGAGATCGTGGCGTCGCTGATCGGCTGA
- a CDS encoding tautomerase family protein, with protein sequence MPNITVELLSGRTLDQRREFAEAVTAAAVEILKARRASVRIRFDEIERQDVANGGTLESDRT encoded by the coding sequence ATGCCCAACATCACCGTTGAACTGCTGTCCGGCCGCACGCTGGATCAGCGACGAGAGTTCGCCGAGGCCGTCACCGCCGCCGCGGTCGAGATCCTCAAAGCGCGGCGGGCCTCGGTGCGCATCCGCTTCGACGAGATCGAACGCCAGGACGTCGCCAACGGCGGCACCCTGGAGTCCGACCGCACCTGA